From Bacteroidota bacterium, a single genomic window includes:
- a CDS encoding DUF1015 family protein — MAVLKAFKGLRPPKEIAKNLASRPYDVLNSDEAREEAKGNEFSLLHIIKPEIDLPPDVDVHAPEVYEKAVENFREFQKNGWLVQDPEEYLYIYAQTMFGKTQYGIVGCASVDDYLNGIIRKHELTRPDKEEDRMKHVRINNANMEPVFFSYPSVKEIDRIVEAFVTEHNPEYDFVADDGVGHHFWVIKDKAIISRILELFDAIPFTYVADGHHRTAAAALVGKEKREKNPHHTGKEEFNYFLAVHFPDDQLTIIDYNRVVKDLNGLNKEQFLQKLEKSFVVEKKGSEIYKPGKLHEFSMFLDGEWYAFTARPGTFDDNDPIGVLDVTILSKHVLDDILGIKDLRRDQRIDFVGGIRGLGELKKRVDSGEMKVAFALYPVSMKQLIDIADTGNIMPPKTTWFEPKLRSGLVVHLLD, encoded by the coding sequence ATGGCAGTATTAAAAGCTTTTAAAGGCCTGAGGCCTCCCAAGGAGATTGCAAAGAACCTGGCATCGCGCCCCTATGATGTGCTGAACTCAGACGAAGCCCGCGAAGAAGCCAAAGGAAATGAGTTTTCTCTCCTGCATATCATTAAACCGGAAATCGACCTTCCACCCGATGTGGATGTCCATGCGCCTGAAGTCTATGAGAAAGCCGTGGAAAACTTCCGGGAATTCCAAAAAAATGGATGGCTCGTGCAGGACCCGGAGGAATACCTTTATATCTACGCTCAAACTATGTTCGGTAAAACCCAATACGGAATCGTAGGGTGCGCCTCCGTCGACGATTACCTGAACGGCATCATCCGCAAACACGAACTTACCAGACCCGATAAGGAAGAGGACAGGATGAAACACGTGAGGATCAACAATGCCAATATGGAACCGGTGTTCTTCTCCTACCCTTCCGTGAAGGAAATCGACAGGATCGTGGAAGCATTTGTCACCGAACATAACCCGGAATACGATTTCGTTGCCGATGACGGCGTTGGTCACCACTTTTGGGTAATAAAAGATAAAGCTATCATCAGCCGTATCCTGGAACTTTTTGATGCAATACCGTTTACCTATGTAGCCGACGGACACCATCGCACGGCTGCTGCTGCCCTTGTAGGCAAGGAAAAGAGAGAGAAAAACCCCCATCATACCGGAAAAGAAGAGTTTAATTACTTCCTGGCGGTTCACTTCCCCGACGACCAACTGACCATCATCGATTACAACCGGGTGGTGAAAGATCTGAACGGCCTGAACAAAGAGCAATTCCTGCAAAAACTCGAAAAGTCATTTGTAGTAGAGAAAAAAGGCAGCGAAATATACAAACCCGGAAAGCTGCACGAATTCAGCATGTTCCTCGACGGAGAATGGTATGCCTTCACCGCCAGACCGGGTACGTTCGACGACAACGACCCGATCGGGGTACTCGATGTCACCATACTCTCCAAACATGTCCTGGATGATATCCTGGGAATAAAAGACCTTCGCAGAGACCAACGCATCGATTTTGTCGGGGGTATCCGGGGACTGGGCGAGCTGAAGAAAAGAGTCGACTCCGGTGAGATGAAAGTAGCTTTTGCTCTCTACCCCGTTTCTATGAAGCAACTGATCGATATCGCAGATACAGGCAATATCATGCCTCCCAAAACCACCTGGTTCGAACCTAAACTGAGGAGCGGACTGGTTGTGCATCTGCTGGATTAG